A genomic segment from Ptychodera flava strain L36383 chromosome 8, AS_Pfla_20210202, whole genome shotgun sequence encodes:
- the LOC139138819 gene encoding uncharacterized protein, with the protein MATGGKRSVLIVNDEWGTEKGGISTVHRQIASIGVTAGLDVYVTALEKNEKDRKDAEELGIKEILTPEVGPYYPDEKPHLNWLILHKSYFPHLKTKIPHLDFIIGHAPITHNAAVAIKHDVFKNATSCLFNHVIPEDTEMYKDTGTPQSVQRKESDLLHAAAEVDVICSVGPRMKGHYSNKYRALDNPCHEHIEFIPRPDQKFFDIKMKEVQDLKRCVFRVIAVGRVKGVEKLKGYDLVAQAMGRVAESFHGMFQRPPILVIRGIPQDESDESRAFFKRHNKSPYLQVVMYPYGTQDDIRIDFQQSHLCIMASRSEPFGLVGLEAMATGIPTLVTTNSGLAEFIETESDLSIHAESIVVDVGCNPSANQNDIHQWEEAIKKVLCNYSVAFKRAKAIKKILNESEAIKKSVEKFKSVLLGHKGD; encoded by the exons ATGGCCACGGGTGGAAAGAG ATCTGTTCTGATCGTTAATGATGAATGGGGCACTGAAAAAGGCGGAATATCCACCGTCCATCGCCAGATAGCAAGCATTGGAGTGACAGCAGGTCTCGACGTTTACGTCACAGCTTTGGAAAAGAACGAGAAAGATCGCAAGGATGCAGAGGAGCTGGGgataaaagaaattttaacaccGGAAGTTGGACCTTACTATCCCGATGAAAAACCGCACCTGAATTGGTTGATACTCCACAAGTCGTATTTCCCTCACCTGAAGACAAAGATTCCGCATCTGGATTTCATCATCGGCCATGCACCCATCACACATAATGCAGCTGTAGCTATTAAACACGATGTCTTCAAGAACGCCACATCATGTCTTTTCAACCACGTTATTCCAGAAGACACTGAAATGTACAAAGACACGGGCACTCCTCAAAGCGTCCAACGGAAAGAATCAGATCTCTTACATGCAGCAGCAGAAGTAGATGTCATTTGCTCGGTTGGTCCACGAATGAAAGGTCATTACAGCAATAAATATCGTGCGCTCGACAACCCCTGCCATGAACACATCGAGTTCATACCGCGACCAGATCAGAAATTTTTCGATATAAAGATGAAAGAAGTACAAGACTTGAAAAGATGTGTCTTTCGCGTGATTGCGGTCGGCAGAGTAAAGGGCGTTGAGAAGTTGAAAGGCTACGACTTAGTGGCACAAGCGATGGGTAGGGTGGCAGAATCCTTCCACGGTATGTTCCAACGACCGCCAATTTTAGTTATCCGTGGAATTCCACAGGATGAAAGTGACGAGAGCAGAGCGTTCTTCAAACGACATAACAAATCCCCATATCTTCAGGTTGTTATGTATCCATATGGAACACAGGACGACATTCGCATCGATTTCCAACAGAGTCACCTTTGCATCATGGCTTCTCGAAGTGAACCATTCGGACTGGTTGGACTAGAAGCTATGGCAACTGGCATACCGACCCTTGTCACGACAAATTCAGGCCTCGCTGAGTTTATCGAAACAGAAAGCGACCTTTCAATACATGCTGAAAGTATAGTGGTTGACGTCGGCTGTAATCCATCGGCAAACCAGAATGATATCCATCAGTGGGAAGAAGCAATCAAGAAAGTTCTTTGTAACTACAGCGTCGCCTTCAAGAGAGCCAAGGCCATCAAAAAGATCTTGAATGAAAGCGAGGCTATTAAGAAGTCAGTCGAAAAGTTTAAGTCGGTGTTACTCGGACATAAGGGAGATTAG